The Podarcis muralis chromosome 14, rPodMur119.hap1.1, whole genome shotgun sequence nucleotide sequence CTGCCAGGCaagcagtccatgcagaatgtgtccgactctttgtgaccccatggaccagagcatgccaggcactcctgtcttccaccgcctcccagaGTTTCGTCAAATGCATGTTTgtcgcttctataacactgtccaagcatcttACCCTCTGTCGTcgtcttctccttgtgccctcaatcttaccaaacataggcaccctatatatagaaataagcaaaccagtgatattttagggagcaggctagcaggcaaggcccattacttacaccataggagctcaaacaacacaaaacactgttgctgtgcgtaggttttattttgttttttatcttatatttttgaaatgtacatccaggtttttttcctttaaatttttgggggaCCCCCccaaagagagtggggccctaagctatagcttgtttagcttatacataaatccaccACTGGTTCTGCAAAATGAATCCATTTTCATAAATTAGGCTCCTGGTGTTCCTGAGGGAGACACATGGTTCCAAGCAAGCAGGTGCCAAACTCTTTGTTGCACAGCTGTAGGGTTGAAGCCCACCCATGGCTAGTGACCCTGTTATGGTTTCCCATTCTGCCCACTGCAAAAACTCCACCAGCACTGGAAAaaacagagtttggatttgatatcccactttatcactaccctagggagtctcaaagcagctaacattctcctttaccttcctgctccacaacaaacactctgtgaggtgagtggggctgagagacttcaaagaagtgtgactagcccaaggtcacccagcaactgcatgtggaggagtggggaagcgaacccggttcaccagattacgagtcctccgctcttaaccactacaccactctctGATACCTGATGCAGCCACTTCTCCACATTCATTGTGGTGTTACCTTTGGTCTCTTAAAAATCCACCCTTGTGGAAGGATCCTacatctcagtggcagagctttcactttgcatgcaggagatcccagcTTCAATCCATGGTGTCTCCCTGGTGATTACCTGAAAGTAAGTGTatacaatacagagctagattgaccaatggtgTGACTGCAGATAAGCTAAAATAAGCTTCCCATGTTCCATTTTCATCAGCTACAACCTTGGCATTCTAATGACGGAACCAGAAGAACTGCAGACGTTCTGGCATTGTTTTGTTAATATTCTCAGGCTGCCATGGCGATGAAGTTCTTAACAAAGGGGTCTTCATcatagcaggaggaggaggtgcaggTTAGTGGACGTCCCAGGCTTACTTATTTTGGAGGGATTTAAGGCATCTTGacagttcttttctctctcttttgttattCAAAGCCACCAAGGCTTTATCAAGGGAGCCCAGCTGCATCAGATTTATCTAGTTCAGGATCAAGTCtcccacagttgccaaccagaagcctctgggaagcccaaaagcagtaCATGATCACAAAGAGCTCTCTCTTACTTCTGATCtcaagaaactggtattcagatataTGCTGCCTTTGATAATGGGGGTAACATAGCTTCCATCAGTAGTAGACACTGATGGCTTCATCCTCCATGGATTTCTCTAATCTCATTTTTCATAGAATTTAgagttgtagggttggaagggacccaacagcctgttctcacagtggcaacagGAAGGTCCAGCAATACATTGCAATACATTGTGCACCAGCCCCTAACACTTAATTCCCCTGTCATGATCTTTCCTCCTGAAATGGCTGGCTTGAGAAGGTCCTGCATTTGGAGAGGTGAACCAAACCCTGGGGTGATGGCTGCACAAATGGACCCTGAGACTCATCAGGGGCTGAGATTGGAGAACCTCAATCGCTCCCCGCCTAGTGTGAAccggggctggtggtggggtccTCCTCCGCAACCAAGTTTCCACTTTCCAAGCTGGAAGGTAAAGTTCCTTGCGGTGACTCAGTCTCCTCCAAGTTTGTATCCTCTGAGTCAGTGGGCAACACAACCTCCCCTTCTAGGCCACTCACTCATGTATTTCTCTGTACACAGCTGTGATCAGATGGAGGACGGGGAGAAACATTTGGATGTCACTCTTAACTGTGCAGACATTTCTGCAAAGCGGGAGAGCTGGCACCATATGAACCATATCCCCAGAACCTTGAAGAGCCAGTTCGTATATCGCCAACTGAGAGAACAGAAAAATGCACTTCAAGAGGAAATCAGGATATTCTGGAAGAAATGCCAACGCCTACGGAGGGAGATCCAGACCTTCCGAGATGATAACAAAACCAAGGCTTTGTGGGAGGAGATCCATGCCTTCAAGAAGAAGAACAAGGGCTTCATGGATGAGATCAAGAGCTTCTTAGAGGAGAGCAGGGTTTTCATGGCTGAGATCAAGGCCTTCCAGACCAAAAAGAAGGAAATTCAGGACCAGGTGAAGACCTTTCAGGAGAAGATTGAGGCACTCCAGCAGAGGATCAAGACAATAGAGGAGGAGATTGTTACCTTGGAGGAAAGGAATGAATCATTTCGAGAAGCTGTCAAAGCCTTCCAGATTAAGAACAAGGAGTACCAGGAAGCCAACAAAGGCATGCGTGAGAAGAACAAATCCATCCAGGAGAAGATAGAAGCCATTGAAGAGAAGAACAACGCCTTCTGGAAGGAATGCAAGGCATTTTGGAAGAAGGACAAAACCTTCTGGGAAGAGGACATGGCCATATCCAAAGACAAAATGGCCCTCTGGGA carries:
- the LOC114584716 gene encoding uncharacterized protein LOC114584716 produces the protein MDLMDKETEDFKSKEKALGDAIERLKKENKFRKEKLVAFWQKKRELSKRTDGRNTILWERNMKLWNKVTDLFESIRNVLKEEPELWKEELDSWTAEMALWKKEMDQWEERFCGSYYCDQMEDGEKHLDVTLNCADISAKRESWHHMNHIPRTLKSQFVYRQLREQKNALQEEIRIFWKKCQRLRREIQTFRDDNKTKALWEEIHAFKKKNKGFMDEIKSFLEESRVFMAEIKAFQTKKKEIQDQVKTFQEKIEALQQRIKTIEEEIVTLEERNESFREAVKAFQIKNKEYQEANKGMREKNKSIQEKIEAIEEKNNAFWKECKAFWKKDKTFWEEDMAISKDKMALWEEYIALRDNDQDLQEEKAVIWDMVEALWDMKYSIWKEVNGFPEEPDPEFGVEVLDNGADGDHDEPPDEIKEV